A window of the Rhea pennata isolate bPtePen1 chromosome 19, bPtePen1.pri, whole genome shotgun sequence genome harbors these coding sequences:
- the TIMP2 gene encoding metalloproteinase inhibitor 2: MPAALPSLLAWLAVLLLGRARPADACSCSPIHPQQAFCNADVVIRAKAVSAKEVDSGNDIYGNPIKRIQYEIKQIKMFKGPDKDIEFIYTAPSTAVCGRPLDTSGKKEYLIAGKSEGNGKMHITLCDLVSTWDSLSPTQKKSLNQRYQMGCECKISRCLSIPCFVSSSDECLWTDWAMEKNNVDGRQAKHYACIKRSDGSCAWYRGMAPPKQEFLDIEDP; the protein is encoded by the exons AtgcccgccgcgctgcccagCCTGCTGGCCTGGCTGGCGGTGCTGCTGCTCGGCAGGGCCCGCCCGGCCGACGCCTGCAGCTGCTCGCCCATCCACCCGCAACAGGCTTTCTGCAACGCGGACGTAG TGATCCGAGCAAAGGCCGTCTCTGCGAAAGAGGTGGATTCAGGGAACGATATATATGGAAATCCGATCAAGCGAATCCAGTACGAGATCAAGCAGATCAAG ATGTTCAAAGGCCCCGACAAAGACATCGAGTTCATTTACACGGCTCCGTCCACGGCTGTGTGCGGCCGGCCGCTGGACACCAGCGGGAAGAAGGAGTATCTCATCGCGG GCAAGTCGGAGGGCAACGGCAAGATGCACATCACGCTCTGCGACCTGGTCTCCACCTGGGACTCGCTGAGCCCCACGCAGAAGAAGAGCCTCAACCAGCGGTACCAGATGGGCTGCGAGTGCAAG ATCTCGCGCTGCCTCTCCATCCCGTGCTTCGTCTCCTCCTCGGACGAGTGCCTTTGGACGGACTGGGCGATGGAGAAGAACAACGTGGACGGGCGGCAGGCGAAGCACTACGCTTGCATCAAGAGGAGCGACGGCTCCTGCGCCTGGTACCGTGGCATGGCCCCCCCCAAGCAAGAGTTTCTCGACATCGAGGACCCCTAA